From one Halosimplex rubrum genomic stretch:
- a CDS encoding MarR family transcriptional regulator: MSQHPDRFRRADAAILHHLAEERPTYVALVANRLGMPTDYAQRRIDRLVEDDLVEPVSEEVVYRITRRGEQRLAAYTDREGTPEPGLVAGN, encoded by the coding sequence ATGTCACAGCACCCGGACCGGTTCCGCCGCGCGGACGCAGCGATACTCCACCACCTCGCCGAAGAGCGGCCGACATACGTGGCGCTCGTCGCGAACCGTCTGGGGATGCCGACGGACTACGCGCAGCGACGGATCGACAGGCTGGTCGAGGACGACCTCGTCGAGCCCGTGAGCGAGGAAGTGGTCTACCGGATCACCCGTCGCGGGGAGCAACGCCTGGCCGCCTACACCGACCGCGAGGGAACGCCCGAACCGGGCCTCGTCGCCGGGAACTGA
- a CDS encoding MaoC family dehydratase, protein MEYFEDLTVGDTDEYGSYEVTAAEITDFAERYDPQPFHTDPEAAADSPFGGLVASGWHTAAMTMRLLVDNHLSEGATRGGLGVDELRWRRPVRPDDELTVTTEIVDKDGWDGESGLASVAVTTEADGEEVLSMVALVLYERREKQ, encoded by the coding sequence ATGGAGTACTTCGAGGACCTGACCGTCGGCGACACCGACGAGTACGGCAGCTACGAGGTGACCGCGGCGGAGATCACCGACTTCGCCGAGCGCTACGACCCCCAGCCGTTCCACACCGACCCCGAGGCGGCCGCCGACTCGCCGTTCGGCGGGCTGGTCGCCAGCGGCTGGCACACCGCCGCGATGACGATGCGGCTGCTCGTCGACAACCACCTCTCCGAAGGGGCGACCCGCGGCGGGCTCGGCGTGGACGAACTGCGCTGGCGCCGCCCGGTCAGGCCCGACGACGAACTCACCGTGACGACCGAGATCGTCGACAAGGACGGCTGGGACGGCGAGTCGGGGCTCGCCTCGGTCGCGGTCACGACCGAGGCCGACGGGGAGGAAGTCCTCTCGATGGTCGCGCTCGTCCTCTACGAGCGGCGAGAGAAGCAGTGA